The DNA sequence CAAGGAATATAGTTTATTAACAATCAGTACAAATTTGATCTAAGTTCATTTTCCACGCGTAATAAATTTGGACAAAATAACCCATCATTTTCACAGAGGGCTGAAAATCTTGTTAGCATTCTTCCCTGTTCACCTTTCGTTTACCGTATATGACTCTTAAAACGCAAAAGCAGTCCGAAAAGCACAAATTGAAAGCGGCGATCATCGTCATTTTACATGGCGTCAGATTGGGGACAAAATGGGAATTTGGATTTCCGGGGCGTAGAAAGGTTTTACACTTGCTTTATTTTTACGACCACAAATTTCAATTAACTTGCTTCAAATCTCGCTCCACAGCCTCTGAAAAGGACTGCGACATCGAGGAAAGCGTTGATTGCTGTTGATGGATACCTTTATCATCATCTTCAATATTTGCAATTGCTTCTTTTTAAATGGGAACAACTTGGTTTCTTGTCGCCATTTTGTTATCATCAAGCGAGCAAAATTGGCGGGAAAAGTTGAATTACCGCTGACTAGTTTGTACAGCCGTTGGTTCATTGAAGAATACGACGAAACTAGCAACTCGACGACACGACGAGCTTTCCTCTTCTAGAGTCCCGACGCTTGGCGAAATAGCTCCAACCGTCAGCTCCATTTCGGCCACTCCCCTTGTCGAATGAGGTCAAACTTTTCCGGCAACTATACTCGGAAAGATGTCGTCGGCGAAAAATCCCCCGTCAGACGCCATGTAATGTCATTGATCTATAAAATGGACGgagttgtaaacacaacaCATTTAATCACGCTAGGCGCAAAGGTCACACACACTTGGATACCAATAGCTCAAATCACAGATTATTGAGATAAAAATACAATGATTGCCAGCAAggatttctttaatttgccaAAGCGAAATAATGAGAGTACTTGACTAGAGgaaaatcatttcattttatttctggGTCCGTAGTACTTGACCTGCTCTTGCAGCTTCCCTGCCTTACAAATAGCTTATTTTGCGCAAAGGAAATATAATAAAGCTTAAAAATAACCGTCGGGTCGCCCGCCGTCTTCTCCGCGATTCCGCGGACAATTAGTgttaaaattgataaaaaaaagtctaaAAACTTttacaataaacaaaatgacgtcagttttttatgcgtctgtcctctaattgATGATAAACTGTgtcaaaacattgtcaaaTTGGCTGTGGAAACCACGAGCTGCAAGCAGGCACAACAAGttcaaaaaagcttttgaaattGCACTTCAAGCTAAGCTAGTACCTATATTTCTGTAGTTCAAAATGAATAACTGGGCCCATTCTTTGGGTTAGCTATAGTACACGGAAGTTTCTTTGATGGATAACACCTCTCTTAGCATATGAGATATTTCAATCAACGTGATGTTCTTTGTTCGGTTAGTTGTGGGAAACTCtcgttttgctttgttgtgaTTTTGAGAAGGGGCAAGATTTCTGCTAATCATTATTCATGATAACTTTCTTGCCTGATATAACTACATTAACCCACAACTGGTCATTTATGCAGGGCTTCTGGTAGAGTGCGAGATAAGAAATGGGAAATGGTGCAGAAATTTTTGCCACATAGTGccgcaaaaaaaaagctaaataGAAGCGGGAGGGGAAGAAATCTAAATAGTATGTGCACGAAAGAATTGGTGCTCAGGCTCAAGCGAATTTCGCTTACAACGCCTGACTTATCTTTTGCTCATTCCTTCGAGTGACAAAGGTAAATGTTGTTCCATGCATTTTATCatctttcaaaaacaaagttcATCGAACTTGTTGCGGTTTTCAAACGCTTATTTCGTAGTTTATGgaatttttcagcaaataaacGTGAAAAGTGCGGAAAAAACCGAATGGTGCGATTTTTGGTAACCTCGCACTTTGCCAGATGCTCTGTTTATATGgctttagtatcacccaaatagtggactaatgcaaatcctgcattttgattggctacgctactaggggtctaatagtaatagtcataatagcgaaattcgcagggtttttctttggttttttcccctaaaaaatatttcttcaacttgcattttctaactttattattgccttttctgtccaactagtgggtgatactaaaacaattagacccttcgccctcaagggccacggatcaataggcgaatctttgtttacactttttgcctcattaacatatgcttatcactatctgatgacgctaataaaataaaaactctgaatattgaaagggaataacagtttaagttttctctgaaaatttgagtccaattcatcgaatggtttcggagaaattctcttctaaaaactcgaaattttacaggggatgtacggctcattaacttttttgccacacagcaatttcgcagtttttgatgtctgatatttccttcaatactgcttgcaaagagccgaaaattgcacaaattgctcaacttaatcagctctttcaacttttgcatttagctcatatatacggccactgcttctattaggtaagtcgtatgctaatgagcaaaaatgtaaacaatgacgtcagcaaagattcgcctatagcccattcggcttcgcctcatgggctattgacccgtagcccgaaagggctacgggtctaattgttaaatagaccCATTTCAGAAGTGACTCACGTCACGTGATTTTGCGAATCAAAACAAATCGAGGCCGCGGACCGATCCGAACGTCATCTTGAAGTTTTCACGTAAATGGTGAACTTTTGTGCGGTGcttttttttgctcaaatCGTTCGAAAAGAGAGAAGGACAAAGGATATTATCGTATTCCCGCAATCGTGTCAAGATCGAAGCCTGAAAAGCAAGCTTTGAGCGTCGAACGACTTGGCTCGCCCGTATTAGAAGGGAAGATCTTGCAGCTAACGCTACtgagttttgttttatatCGGGTATGTAACTTGGTGTAAGGCACAGTTTACAAGGTATATTGTTCGATTTGGCGtaactacagaatacagggccactcatttccatatcattgaataacaaaagctgtTATTGTTATCTGCCTCGTTCAACAAAAGATTCTAACCAATTTGCACATGCTGGCCCTGAGTGGCCCTGAATTCTGTAGTTGCtccttgttttgaaatattcttgGTTTCCCTTTGAATCCCCTTGCAAGTGCCCAGACATTTTTATCTTATAAGCACCATAATACTGAGAAGTATCTTATAGGGATAACTCCTTAGGGTACTGTATGTTTTAATTCTGAAGGGTAGGGTGGTAGAGTCAGTGACAAACACCTCACAGAAAATAGTGGGCTTCTGGACTATCTCACCCCAGGAGATGTCATTTTCGCAGATAGGGGGTTTGATATTCAAGAATCAGTGGGATTGTATTATTCAACCATCAAAATTCCTGCATTCACCAAGGGGAAAAATCAGTTGTGTGGCATTGAAGTGGAGCAAACTAGACGAATTGCAAATGTCAGAATTCATGTGGGGAGGGTTGTCGGGAACATTCGTAAAAAGTACAGCATTCTGGGTGCAATTCAGCCCATCGACTTTGTTATTGTTGGGAATGGAGATGTCACTACACCTGACATGAGTTGACTAATCAATAAGCCCTTTAAGAAAAGCACTATTTACTAACCGTTGGGGTTTCTAAACGTATAATTAACAAGTAAGTTAGAGGTAATTATTACTATCAATTACAAGCAATGGATTAaatgttattaattattactatcacTAGCTAGTTACTGTGCCTCTTGCACATAAATTAAGCAAAAAAGTCTCATAAGAGACTTCTAAAATGAAACAGACATGTATGTTAGAGATCAGAAAATTTAGCTAAAACAAGATCACCTTTCTTACCAATATTCAGACCAAGCTTCCAATCAAGTCTTAAATTCTTACCAACATACTGATACTTCCCTAGTTCTGGAGCCCTTATACAGTGATAATGAActatttgcaaaattttacaGGGATTCTTTATAGTAAAACCCCCATATGTTCTCAGGTGAAACATCAAAACTTGTTCAATACCCTCTAAATGTGGCAGATGGTCAATGTTGTTGAGAACCTGATCAGGAAGTGGATCCAGTAACCTGAACACCCATGCATCATGAGAACCACGGTAACGATATTCTGGGTTACACTTATAATGATCAGGTGCTACGCATAGGCTACTGTTCGCTGGTGGTCCGTGTCTTGTCAGAGCGtacattgttttgttgttactTAATATGTTTTCATCCAGGAGCTCAAATCCTTTATGCACAAAACAGTCTGCattcattattattgcagTTTTACCTATCAAGTTCATTGAGGCATAGAGGAATGCGTCTTTATATCTAATGCGCCTCCCAAGCATTTGAAACACCAGTTTTCCAGCCATTGTCAGATTTAGCGATTTAACATAAGAATCATGATGTTCTGACTGACTAAGAATGTGTATCGTCTCAACCTAAAAGTAAAATCATCCATCAACAAAAAATGAGTActttaagttaaaaaaggattcTACAGACCAAGTTTGAGGAAGGTAGacagattattattatcaatcgCCCCTTTATTCTCACCATTTTAACCCACAGCTTTCCCTAAGATCTTTACTCCACTTTTTGAAGATACAAGTAAAGTAATGCTGATACACATGCAGTGAAGAAAGGCAGTCAGAGCTGGGAAAGGGGAAAGCATGAAGatcacaacaacaataacCTTAAGTGAAAACCTTGTCCAAGAAGCAGGGCTTCAGCTACCTCTTAAGTTCTAACTTAAATTAACTGGGTTCCTTTGCTTCATTTGACTtagcaaaataacaaaaatctTGCTTGTAAGACTAAGTTGGTTTAAAAGCATCCGTAATTTGCTTGACAATTTTAGGATTGAAGGATGTTTTAAAGGTTTACTTGCATCATCATTTTATCTCCATGCAACATTTCACATTGAGTCTAACCAAAGAAACGTGAATTTTTGGCAGTTTGAAAGCCACACTAATACCTGGCAAACCTTCTGGTAAAATAAATTGTTgctaataacaaaataataataataatgataataataataacaatagtagtatagtagtataataataataataataataataataataataataataataataataataataataatgataataaaacaataataataaataaattaagcTATGACCCTTGCAGtcatgaacgcaatttatgcaattgtgaGGAAGCCTGAAAACTCCAGgccttcaacggggtttgaacccctGATCTTGTGATACCGATGCGACGctttaaccaactgagctataaaACCGCTGACGTTGGTAGTTAGTCATTTGTGGGGTttaatgagcccgtgaggaatgaatgtgaagtgatatatgaaatgtttcatatattgaactgcggatttgaaatcgagtaagctatgatcatcgcagttatgagcgcaatttaagcaattgcgtatagaagcctgaaaaagtcaggacttcaacggggtttgaacccgtgacctcgcgataccggtgcgacgttctaaccaactgagctatgaagccattgacgttgggagctggtcatttgtgagttctaatgagcccgtgaagaatggatgtgaagtgatatatgaaatgtttcatatattgaactgcggatttgaaatcaagtaagctataactgcgaggatcatagctaaCTTCAGCTTCCAACATCAGgatcttcatagctcagttggtgaaAGCGTTGCTCCAGAATCGTGAAgtcacgggttcaaatcccgttgaCGTCCTGACTTTCTAATTGAAGCAAGGAGGTCAGtgttaattttgatttgatagCAAGAACAAGGGAAGCCTGGACAAACTTCATTTGAATTTAAGGCAAACTaaatatttgaaggaaaagagaaatgtCACCAATGTAACTACACTGTCAAGACACATTTACTACAGTTTGTAAACTCTGTAATTTTAAATCAATCTTTGTATAAACACACTAAATATATAGGTTTTGCTTTGTCCTGATCGAGGTTGCATTAATGGGTAATGGTTTTATTACGGGTAATGAGTAAAAAGTTAAGAAACATCTTGCAAGCTTTTAACTCACATGGGGGCTGAGCAAATTTTGCTGGAGGCAAAAGGTAACCTCCCTCTGTCTCTGCACTGCCCATTCATGCGTAGCATCTGAACTGTTGAAGATCGGGTACTGAATGATTAGATTCAGTCTGGCTCCATTTATCTCTTTATTTTCTACGAGATACAAACATACACATCATTTTAACAAAGAACTTTACCAATTAACCCATTcaatttacaagaaaaaaccaaaatcTCCTTTTGAGTCAGATCAACAACCAGCTGAAACGAAATATTGGGTTAGTGAGTTGCAACATGTGCGAAGTCCAAAGTTCAGAACAAAGATACGGCATAGTGACCATTGCGCAACTGACTTATCACGAAAAGCTACGAACGTGACATTTGCAAAGAtacttaattaaaaacaatataaGTGGAAATAGAATTTTGGGCTCTAGCCAATAACAGGTAAACCACGGTGTCTAAACATTTTCAATTGGACATTAGGGActcttcagttttgttttgtcttccCGAGAGTAGCCTGCATGACAGGCGCTTTATGAGCCAAGCGGGGTGAACACGATATTTCGCGCGGAGCGCGACACGaggggaagagaaaaataaagcgCCTGTTCGCAGTCCATTGTCTCTTGCTATCCCTGGGTGAACTTGCCAGGCAATGAAA is a window from the Acropora palmata chromosome 14, jaAcrPala1.3, whole genome shotgun sequence genome containing:
- the LOC141866396 gene encoding uncharacterized protein LOC141866396, with translation MITSRRWLLLACAFVAMTCYCSFLMINDLLVARKPIKSVQGEKKEEMIIPENKEINGARLNLIIQYPIFNSSDATHEWAVQRQREVTFCLQQNLLSPHVETIHILSQSEHHDSYVKSLNLTMAGKLVFQMLGRRIRYKDAFLYASMNLIGKTAIIMNADCFVHKGFELLDENILSNNKTMYALTRHGPPANSSLCVAPDHYKCNPEYRYRGSHDAWVFRLLDPLPDQVLNNIDHLPHLEGIEQVLMFHLRTYGGFTIKNPCKILQIVHYHCIRAPELGKYQYVGKNLRLDWKLGLNIGKKGDLVLAKFSDL